In a genomic window of Spirosoma agri:
- a CDS encoding dienelactone hydrolase family protein, which translates to MKIVFITGISFFMSLFSWLVPDQKEETRIPVCHTSGNDMSAMAADPAFQRLHEAPLPFTYTGAGEMIKFSTPDGQSANGFLLKASKPSNKWLLVYQEWWGLNDNIKQQSETFYNDLKDVNVLAVDMYDGKVATEPAEAGKLMQAASKDRLTSIQKGAIAYAGPKAEFASVGWCFGGMLSLQSAMLEGKQAKGCVMYYGRPEQDVEKLKTLNTDVLGFFGSQDKGISPESVKTFEENMQKAGEKVTVKMYDAGHGFANPSNPVYNKEAAADAYKLALAYLKDKLKA; encoded by the coding sequence ATGAAAATCGTTTTCATCACCGGGATTTCCTTCTTTATGTCGCTCTTCTCCTGGTTAGTACCCGATCAAAAAGAAGAAACGAGAATCCCCGTTTGCCACACAAGCGGTAATGATATGTCGGCGATGGCCGCCGATCCCGCCTTTCAGCGTCTGCACGAAGCGCCCCTACCCTTCACCTACACAGGTGCCGGTGAGATGATTAAGTTCTCGACCCCCGACGGCCAGTCTGCCAACGGATTTTTACTGAAAGCCAGTAAGCCTTCCAACAAGTGGTTGCTGGTCTATCAGGAATGGTGGGGACTGAACGATAATATCAAACAGCAGTCGGAAACGTTCTACAATGATCTCAAGGATGTAAACGTGCTGGCAGTGGATATGTATGATGGCAAAGTGGCTACTGAGCCAGCCGAAGCCGGAAAACTGATGCAGGCTGCCAGCAAAGATCGGTTGACCAGCATTCAGAAAGGGGCCATTGCCTACGCAGGTCCGAAGGCTGAGTTCGCGAGTGTCGGCTGGTGCTTCGGTGGTATGCTGTCGTTACAGTCGGCTATGCTGGAAGGCAAGCAGGCAAAAGGCTGTGTGATGTACTACGGCCGTCCGGAGCAGGATGTAGAGAAGCTAAAGACGCTCAATACGGATGTGCTCGGTTTCTTCGGAAGTCAGGACAAAGGCATTTCACCGGAATCCGTCAAAACGTTTGAAGAGAACATGCAGAAAGCCGGCGAGAAAGTGACCGTCAAAATGTACGATGCCGGTCATGGTTTTGCTAACCCGAGTAACCCGGTTTATAATAAAGAAGCAGCCGCCGATGCCTATAAACTGGCACTGGCCTATCTGAAGGACAAGCTGAAGGCGTAG
- a CDS encoding META domain-containing protein produces the protein MINRLAVSLLLLAIVLGCGKREHEVAPVLANLLGTWQLTKPDSSFAVTIQFTYDNRNPPIDITPFLASGKSSVNDYTARMFATVDGTMQINEVVSTEKAGSGAAKQFEQEYLANLATVVRFESPTATQLYLYHGGPKPGVLVYKKL, from the coding sequence ATGATAAACCGATTAGCCGTCTCGCTGCTGCTCCTGGCCATTGTGTTAGGGTGCGGAAAAAGAGAACACGAAGTAGCACCTGTATTGGCCAATTTACTTGGTACCTGGCAGCTCACGAAACCGGACTCATCTTTTGCCGTGACCATACAGTTCACGTATGACAACCGAAACCCACCGATTGACATAACGCCGTTTCTTGCCAGTGGGAAATCATCGGTGAATGACTACACAGCCCGGATGTTTGCAACGGTTGATGGAACCATGCAGATCAACGAAGTGGTCAGTACCGAAAAAGCTGGTTCCGGCGCAGCCAAACAGTTCGAACAAGAGTATCTGGCTAATTTAGCGACCGTAGTCCGATTCGAATCGCCAACGGCAACGCAGCTTTATCTCTACCACGGCGGTCCGAAGCCCGGTGTGTTAGTCTATAAAAAATTGTGA
- the typA gene encoding translational GTPase TypA, whose amino-acid sequence MQAIRNIAIIAHVDHGKTTLVDKIIHASKLFRDNQEFGDLILDNNDLERERGITIVSKNVSVRYKDVKINIIDTPGHSDFGGEVERVLKMADGVCLLVDAFEGAMPQTRFVLGKALSLGLKPIVIVNKVDKENCRPDEVHEQVFDLMFNLGATEDQLDFPTVYGSSKQGWMGPDWKTPTDNITYLLDTIVEHIPAAPQREGLPQMQITSLDYSAFVGRIAIGRVHRGILNEGANMALVKSDGSVKKVKIKELQTFEGLGKLKVAEVQCGDICAVTGLEEFEIGDTLTDADTPEALDRISVDEPTMNMLFTINNSPFFGREGKFVTSRHLRDRLYKEIEKNLALRVEATDSEDRFLVFGRGILHLSVLIETMRREGYELQVGQPQVLYKEDENGHKLEPVETLVVDVPEETAGKVIELATQRKGELLIMEPKGDLQHLEFEIPSRGLIGLRSNVLTSTFGEAVMSHRFKEYQPYKGPIPERINGSLISMTSGSATAYSIDKLQDRGSFFVEPGDEIYTGQVIGEHNRQNDIVVNVQTAKQLTNMRASGSDNNVKIAPKISFSLEESMEYIQKDEYLEVTPKAMRIRKIFLDENERKRNQSKFAMA is encoded by the coding sequence ATGCAAGCAATTCGCAACATAGCAATCATCGCCCACGTTGACCATGGCAAAACTACGCTGGTCGACAAAATTATTCACGCGTCTAAGCTCTTTAGGGATAATCAGGAATTTGGCGACCTGATCTTAGACAACAACGATCTGGAACGGGAACGGGGGATCACCATCGTTTCGAAAAACGTATCGGTTCGCTACAAAGACGTTAAAATCAACATCATCGATACACCGGGCCACAGTGACTTCGGCGGTGAAGTTGAACGCGTTCTGAAAATGGCCGATGGCGTTTGTCTGCTGGTCGATGCTTTTGAAGGCGCTATGCCACAAACACGGTTCGTGTTAGGTAAAGCACTTTCGCTGGGGCTGAAACCCATCGTTATCGTTAACAAGGTCGACAAAGAAAACTGCCGTCCTGACGAGGTACATGAGCAGGTATTTGACCTGATGTTCAACCTGGGTGCAACAGAAGATCAGCTTGACTTCCCGACCGTATACGGTTCGTCGAAACAGGGCTGGATGGGTCCGGATTGGAAAACGCCAACCGATAACATTACTTATCTGCTTGATACCATTGTTGAGCACATTCCGGCTGCACCGCAACGGGAAGGTCTGCCACAGATGCAGATCACTTCGCTCGACTATTCAGCTTTCGTTGGTCGGATCGCTATCGGTCGTGTACACCGGGGTATCCTGAACGAAGGTGCCAATATGGCTCTCGTGAAGTCGGATGGATCGGTGAAGAAAGTCAAGATCAAAGAACTACAAACCTTCGAGGGACTTGGTAAATTGAAAGTTGCCGAAGTCCAGTGTGGCGATATTTGCGCCGTTACGGGTCTTGAAGAATTTGAGATCGGTGACACGTTAACGGATGCCGACACACCGGAAGCACTAGATCGGATCTCGGTCGATGAGCCAACGATGAACATGCTGTTCACGATCAATAACTCGCCATTCTTCGGCAGAGAAGGTAAATTCGTGACATCACGTCACCTGCGTGACCGTCTTTACAAAGAGATCGAGAAAAACCTGGCGTTGCGCGTAGAAGCTACGGACAGTGAAGATCGCTTCCTGGTATTCGGTCGCGGTATTCTCCACTTGTCGGTCTTGATCGAGACGATGCGTCGGGAAGGATATGAACTACAGGTTGGTCAGCCACAGGTTCTTTACAAAGAGGACGAGAATGGCCATAAACTGGAGCCCGTTGAGACACTTGTCGTTGACGTACCGGAAGAAACAGCTGGTAAGGTAATCGAACTGGCGACTCAGCGCAAAGGTGAACTGCTGATCATGGAGCCAAAAGGCGATCTGCAACACCTTGAGTTTGAAATTCCGTCGCGTGGTCTTATCGGCCTTCGGTCGAATGTATTGACCTCTACGTTCGGTGAAGCGGTTATGAGTCACCGGTTCAAAGAATATCAGCCCTACAAAGGACCAATTCCTGAGCGGATCAACGGTTCGCTGATCTCAATGACCAGTGGTTCCGCTACGGCCTACTCAATCGATAAACTTCAGGATCGTGGTTCGTTCTTCGTTGAGCCCGGTGATGAGATCTACACCGGTCAGGTAATTGGCGAACATAATCGCCAGAATGACATCGTGGTAAACGTACAGACGGCAAAACAGTTGACCAACATGCGGGCCTCGGGTTCGGATAACAACGTCAAGATTGCGCCGAAAATATCGTTCTCTCTCGAAGAATCAATGGAGTACATCCAGAAGGACGAGTATCTGGAAGTAACACCGAAGGCGATGCGTATTCGTAAAATCTTCCTGGATGAGAACGAGCGCAAACGGAATCAGAGCAAATTTGCAATGGCTTAA
- a CDS encoding gamma-glutamylcyclotransferase family protein: MSNSSNFLFVYGTLRPTFDNAFSQYLRQRAFYTGEGSFPGTLLDLGSYPGAVYQKNSPTVVWGTVYDIRKNSETVLTYLDYYEGVGSEFESPTEYVRIIVPVRCRGTIIDCWVYIYNYPSDDKAIIQSGDYNHHLNQL, from the coding sequence ATGAGCAATTCGTCTAACTTTCTGTTCGTCTATGGTACGTTGCGGCCAACTTTTGACAATGCATTTTCTCAATATCTTCGTCAACGTGCCTTTTATACCGGCGAAGGATCGTTTCCGGGAACGCTTCTCGATTTAGGGAGTTATCCGGGTGCAGTCTATCAAAAAAACAGCCCGACAGTCGTGTGGGGGACTGTTTATGATATACGTAAAAATAGCGAAACCGTTCTCACGTATCTGGACTATTACGAAGGAGTTGGCTCTGAATTCGAGTCACCAACTGAATATGTTCGGATAATTGTTCCCGTCCGGTGTCGAGGGACCATTATCGACTGCTGGGTTTATATCTACAATTACCCGTCCGACGACAAAGCGATTATCCAATCCGGCGATTACAACCACCACCTGAACCAGCTTTAG
- a CDS encoding serpin family protein → MKTNPFSMLAAVTAGVFLTAISCNNSVVSPGTDTTTATGDLRVSAPFATQTTQFAFDLAKRVNAQEGQANNVFISPLSLHIALGMILNGANGQTAQEIQKALNLDAQTLAEANQTYQNLMENLPAVDSKVTLTLANSVWYRNTFSVATSFQDVLKKEFKAEVSAQDFNDPATVGKINSWASQQTNGRIPKVLDQIQPDNIMFLLNALYFKGDWKAPFNPELTVDSPFKLASGVEKTVRMMRQNMAVRQGFRSTYSAFELPYGSDKFAMTVLLPVESLSADDLLKNFSGSDWTQLQKDMVNTMLDLGLPKFTLNYEVKLNNVLGAMGMSTAFTDKADFTKMNPQGGLTLSFVKQNTFVAVDEKGTEAAAVTTGGVSTTSMPVAKLCNRPFVFVIHEKTSGTVLFVGKIADPTKTNS, encoded by the coding sequence ATGAAAACGAATCCCTTTTCAATGCTGGCAGCCGTTACTGCCGGTGTTTTTCTAACGGCTATCAGTTGTAACAACAGCGTCGTTTCACCAGGAACGGACACAACTACGGCCACCGGCGATCTGCGCGTTTCGGCTCCCTTCGCGACCCAGACAACCCAGTTTGCCTTCGATCTGGCCAAACGCGTCAACGCTCAGGAAGGACAGGCAAACAATGTGTTTATCTCTCCGCTGAGCCTCCATATTGCCCTTGGTATGATTTTGAACGGTGCCAATGGACAGACGGCACAGGAGATTCAGAAGGCGTTGAACCTCGATGCACAAACGCTGGCCGAAGCCAATCAAACCTATCAGAATCTGATGGAGAATCTGCCCGCTGTCGATTCAAAAGTGACATTGACACTGGCGAATTCGGTCTGGTATCGAAACACGTTTTCGGTAGCAACGTCGTTTCAGGATGTGCTGAAAAAAGAGTTCAAGGCTGAAGTGTCAGCGCAAGACTTTAACGATCCGGCTACCGTCGGAAAAATCAATAGCTGGGCCAGTCAGCAAACCAATGGCCGTATTCCGAAAGTACTCGATCAGATACAACCGGATAATATTATGTTTCTGCTGAATGCCCTGTATTTCAAAGGCGACTGGAAAGCACCATTCAATCCGGAGCTAACCGTCGATTCACCGTTTAAACTGGCTTCGGGCGTTGAGAAGACGGTACGCATGATGCGGCAGAACATGGCTGTACGGCAGGGGTTCCGATCAACGTATTCGGCCTTCGAACTGCCTTACGGGTCAGACAAATTCGCCATGACGGTTCTATTACCCGTCGAATCATTGTCGGCAGATGATCTCCTGAAAAACTTCAGCGGTTCTGACTGGACTCAGTTGCAGAAAGATATGGTCAATACCATGCTGGATCTTGGCTTGCCCAAGTTCACGCTGAATTATGAGGTCAAGCTGAACAATGTCTTAGGTGCGATGGGCATGTCCACGGCGTTCACTGACAAGGCCGACTTTACAAAGATGAATCCGCAGGGTGGATTGACCCTCAGCTTCGTCAAACAGAACACGTTTGTGGCTGTTGATGAGAAGGGTACGGAAGCGGCTGCGGTTACGACAGGGGGCGTTTCGACGACATCAATGCCGGTTGCCAAGCTCTGCAATCGGCCATTTGTGTTCGTTATTCATGAAAAGACGTCAGGAACTGTGTTATTTGTTGGAAAAATCGCTGATCCAACAAAAACGAATTCATGA
- a CDS encoding metallophosphoesterase produces the protein MNRTALFFILPAILLLIDTYVYQAIKTLSRSASESTQRTIAIIYWGFTGLSILLYVIMQFLPPDSISRTTRTFLWAAIAIPYFSKFFAVLVIFIGDIARFFQWVVSLFYKPEVSEAVVDTTTKTMPSTDSIPRSEFLMKTALVVGTIPLVGFSWGILSGAHDYRIRRIKLPLKNLPSGFNGMTIAQISDIHSGSFFNKTAVRGGVEMLLGQKPDIIFFTGDLVNSHAEEVNTYIDVFNKLKAPMGVYSTLGNHDYGKYVQWPSAQAERQNVLNVIAAHKQMGWNIMLDENKILEQNGDKIALIGVQNLGFGPAALRAGNLAKAYQGAEDYPVKLLLSHDPTHWDAEVRPKYPDIDVQFSGHTHGAQFGVDLGDVKWSPAQYFYKQWAGLYQEGDQRLYVNRGYGYIGYPGRVGILPEITIFELTKA, from the coding sequence ATGAACCGTACTGCTCTCTTTTTTATTCTCCCGGCAATTTTATTGCTCATTGATACCTACGTCTACCAGGCGATCAAGACCCTAAGCCGGTCGGCCAGTGAAAGCACCCAGCGAACGATCGCTATTATTTACTGGGGCTTTACAGGATTATCGATTTTACTGTATGTGATCATGCAGTTCCTGCCGCCCGACTCCATTAGTCGTACTACGCGCACGTTTCTGTGGGCGGCCATCGCCATTCCTTACTTCTCGAAGTTTTTTGCGGTACTGGTCATCTTCATTGGCGACATTGCCCGGTTCTTTCAATGGGTCGTGTCGCTATTTTACAAACCCGAAGTGAGTGAGGCTGTTGTGGACACGACGACCAAAACTATGCCGTCCACTGATTCAATTCCTCGCTCGGAATTTTTGATGAAAACCGCCCTTGTCGTTGGTACGATTCCGTTGGTAGGCTTCAGTTGGGGTATTCTGTCCGGGGCTCATGACTACCGAATCCGCCGAATCAAATTACCGCTGAAAAATCTGCCCTCCGGCTTCAACGGCATGACGATTGCCCAGATCTCGGACATTCACTCGGGGAGTTTTTTCAATAAAACGGCGGTGCGCGGGGGGGTCGAGATGCTGCTTGGTCAGAAACCGGACATTATATTTTTTACGGGTGATCTGGTCAACAGCCACGCCGAAGAGGTGAATACCTATATCGATGTATTCAACAAACTAAAAGCGCCGATGGGTGTCTATTCGACCCTCGGTAACCACGATTACGGGAAGTACGTACAATGGCCAAGTGCGCAGGCCGAGCGACAAAACGTACTGAACGTGATTGCCGCTCACAAGCAGATGGGCTGGAATATCATGCTTGATGAGAACAAGATTCTGGAGCAGAATGGCGATAAAATTGCCCTGATCGGGGTTCAGAACCTTGGCTTTGGTCCGGCGGCACTGCGGGCGGGTAACCTCGCCAAAGCGTATCAGGGAGCCGAAGATTACCCGGTCAAACTGTTGTTATCGCACGATCCCACGCACTGGGATGCCGAAGTTCGGCCTAAATACCCCGACATTGATGTGCAGTTTAGCGGACATACACATGGGGCGCAATTCGGTGTCGATCTGGGCGATGTGAAGTGGAGTCCGGCACAGTATTTCTACAAGCAATGGGCTGGCCTTTATCAGGAAGGTGACCAGCGACTTTATGTCAACCGGGGCTACGGCTACATCGGGTATCCGGGGCGGGTGGGTATCCTGCCGGAGATAACTATTTTCGAGTTAACAAAAGCATAA
- a CDS encoding LVIVD repeat-containing protein, whose product MNVNRLLILFVILAIGQTSCTDQCEETRTFKRFTPVTLTIRQVREGVRVEESRALQNPGKIYTKDGYLFINELKEGIHLIDNRNPTAPNPVAFLRIPGNGDMAVRNNILYADSYMDLVAFDISDPAHPKEVSRVESVFTNGQFDGGFWSVNTQTVTLSDQRVDYITETIKTDCESAGQWRNNCPNCVQFDGVLNFASSSSSPAPATNGTSGSMARFALYDNFLYTVSQSDLQLFDIQDATKPTPRNRVTMGWGIETIFPYKDKLFIGSQTGMLIYDNANPAKPVHLSTFQHARVCDPVVVHDNIAYVTLRNGSQCGGFTNQLDVVDVSSLTSPRLIKSYPMQNPHGLGVDFPSLFICEGQHGLKSFNASSAMDIKQLEHLSGMNAYDVIPLGKTLLMVGRDGLYQFDYTNPAQLRQLSKIAVDRPY is encoded by the coding sequence ATGAACGTCAATCGTTTACTTATTCTGTTTGTCATACTTGCGATTGGACAAACAAGCTGCACTGATCAATGTGAAGAAACCCGCACGTTTAAGCGCTTCACGCCAGTTACTCTCACGATTCGACAGGTTCGCGAAGGCGTTCGTGTGGAAGAATCGCGCGCGTTACAGAATCCCGGTAAGATTTACACCAAAGACGGTTATCTGTTCATTAATGAGCTCAAAGAAGGTATTCATCTCATTGATAACCGGAATCCCACAGCCCCAAATCCAGTAGCTTTTTTACGGATTCCCGGCAATGGCGATATGGCCGTCCGGAACAACATTCTCTATGCCGACAGCTACATGGATCTGGTTGCGTTCGACATCAGCGATCCGGCTCATCCGAAAGAAGTTAGCCGTGTAGAGTCGGTATTCACCAACGGACAGTTTGACGGCGGATTCTGGAGCGTAAATACGCAAACCGTCACACTAAGCGATCAGCGGGTAGATTATATAACAGAAACGATCAAAACCGACTGCGAATCGGCCGGGCAATGGCGTAACAACTGCCCAAACTGTGTCCAGTTCGATGGCGTCCTAAATTTTGCATCCTCTTCCAGTTCGCCGGCACCGGCCACCAATGGTACGTCCGGGTCTATGGCGCGATTTGCCTTGTACGATAACTTTCTGTACACCGTGAGCCAGTCAGACTTACAACTGTTTGATATTCAAGATGCGACCAAACCAACGCCACGCAACAGAGTAACGATGGGGTGGGGTATAGAAACGATTTTCCCGTACAAAGACAAATTATTCATCGGCTCCCAGACGGGTATGCTCATCTACGACAATGCTAATCCGGCGAAACCTGTTCATCTGTCCACTTTCCAGCATGCGCGGGTGTGTGATCCGGTTGTGGTGCATGACAACATCGCCTACGTAACCCTTCGAAACGGCTCTCAGTGCGGAGGATTTACGAACCAGTTAGATGTTGTCGACGTGAGCAGCCTGACCAGTCCCCGTCTGATCAAGAGTTACCCAATGCAGAATCCACATGGGTTAGGCGTCGATTTTCCTTCTCTTTTCATCTGTGAGGGTCAGCATGGTCTAAAATCGTTCAATGCCAGTTCAGCGATGGATATCAAGCAACTGGAGCATCTGTCCGGGATGAATGCCTACGATGTTATTCCGCTTGGCAAAACGCTGCTTATGGTCGGTCGCGATGGGCTCTATCAATTCGATTATACCAATCCAGCCCAGTTGCGTCAGCTCAGTAAAATTGCGGTTGATCGACCCTACTAA
- a CDS encoding efflux RND transporter permease subunit, protein MKFEQYKTLGFTNWCVENRTAIYIFTFLITLGGLFVYNNLPKEQFPDIKIPQVYINTVYVGTAPADIENTINKQIEKQLKSVSGVKRIKSNALQDVSVILVEFNPDVESAEALQRVRDAIDKAKPDLPQKLDSGPTAQDVDISELPIMNVNMAGNFSLKQLKEYAEDLQDVIEGMPEIRRVDIIGALDREIQINVDLPRMQSAGLAFSDIQQAIQGENINVSGGDLNVDGIRRTVRVKGEFTDVTQLQNLQIRTATGATVRLGDIAEVRDNFEEQQNFARLNNKSVVTLNVIKRAGANLISAADRIEKTIEEYKETRFPAGLDVKITADQSERTRESVNDLINTVVLGFIFVVLVLMFFMGVRDAIFVGLSVPLSALVAFVLMPVVGPVVGATFTLNMMVLFAFLLGLGLVVDDAIVVIENSHRLFNDHKDWDIKQAVKAAAGEVFVPVLSGTLTTIAPFFPLLFWPGIVGEFMKFLPLTLILTLFASLFVAYVINPVFAVTFMKRHEDDNHEDKQSFAEIKRPLMIMTALAGVGYVIDRGIGNLFVLFIILYVFNHYILTPKLIVPFQAHLLPALKNGYRRLISWILTGWRPVLAILSGFALLIITFVIVDIAKPKVLFFPSGEPDYIYVYNVMSVGTDARVTDSVTRVIEKRVFKILDENKATDIVNSVISNVGKNAGDAQNPDRAATPQKSKVTIAFKPNEERHGISTDSLLAKVRIAMRGLPGSEISVERESNGPPTGKPIAIEIAGEEFDELKKLEKQVQQKIAQAGIQGIDQLKSDLITNKPEIVVDIDREKAEREGISSGQVALAIRTALFGLEVSKFRDAKDEYPIMVRLKPDDRSQIDRLLSLNVVYRDMVMGGQLRQVPITSVTKISYSTTFSQINRKNQERLVTLSSDVVPGFNANEIVAQIQEVIKDIEVPNGYTVKMGGEQEDQAESMNFLVSAFGIAMLLIYLIMATQFNSVVKPLIIFVTILFSLIGVLLGFVIFNKDFSVIMSGVGIIALAGIVVKNGILLIEFIEELRGRGIPLREAIIEAGGIRLTPVLLTASAAVLGLIPLALGITVDFVGLFRDFDPHVIIGGDSSVFWNILAWTIIFGLTFSTILTLVIVPCMYWINERIRMKWFGKKDPALEHKEQLEEELV, encoded by the coding sequence ATGAAATTTGAACAATACAAAACCCTCGGCTTTACGAACTGGTGCGTCGAAAACCGGACGGCGATTTACATATTCACCTTCCTGATTACACTCGGTGGGTTGTTTGTGTACAACAACTTGCCGAAAGAGCAGTTTCCGGACATCAAGATACCACAGGTATACATCAATACCGTTTACGTTGGTACGGCCCCGGCTGACATCGAGAATACCATTAATAAGCAGATCGAGAAGCAGTTGAAGTCCGTTTCGGGCGTGAAGCGGATCAAGTCGAATGCATTGCAGGATGTATCGGTCATTCTGGTCGAGTTTAATCCGGATGTGGAGTCAGCCGAAGCCCTCCAGCGCGTTCGGGATGCGATCGATAAAGCGAAGCCCGATTTGCCCCAAAAACTGGATTCTGGCCCAACAGCGCAGGACGTGGATATTTCGGAGCTGCCGATCATGAATGTGAACATGGCGGGCAATTTCTCGCTGAAGCAGCTCAAGGAATACGCCGAGGATTTGCAGGACGTCATCGAGGGAATGCCCGAAATTCGGCGGGTCGACATCATTGGTGCGCTGGACCGCGAAATCCAGATCAACGTCGATTTGCCACGTATGCAATCCGCCGGATTGGCATTCAGCGATATTCAGCAGGCTATCCAGGGTGAAAATATCAACGTATCGGGCGGTGATCTGAACGTAGACGGTATTCGCCGGACGGTACGGGTGAAAGGCGAGTTTACGGACGTTACCCAGCTTCAGAATCTGCAAATTCGTACTGCTACGGGTGCAACCGTTCGACTCGGTGATATTGCGGAGGTGCGCGACAATTTCGAAGAACAGCAAAACTTCGCCCGGCTGAACAACAAATCGGTCGTCACGCTGAACGTCATCAAACGCGCTGGTGCTAACCTGATTTCTGCCGCCGACCGGATCGAAAAGACCATAGAAGAGTACAAGGAAACGCGCTTCCCGGCGGGTCTGGACGTGAAAATTACGGCTGACCAGTCAGAGCGTACGCGCGAAAGTGTCAATGACCTGATCAACACGGTTGTTCTGGGCTTCATCTTCGTGGTGTTGGTACTGATGTTCTTCATGGGTGTTCGGGATGCCATTTTCGTAGGCTTGTCGGTTCCACTTTCGGCGCTGGTCGCTTTCGTACTGATGCCGGTTGTTGGTCCCGTTGTTGGGGCTACGTTCACGCTGAACATGATGGTGCTGTTTGCCTTTCTGCTGGGCCTGGGCCTTGTGGTTGATGATGCTATTGTGGTTATCGAAAACTCGCACCGGCTCTTTAACGATCACAAAGACTGGGACATCAAACAGGCCGTGAAAGCGGCTGCCGGTGAGGTATTCGTGCCGGTATTGTCGGGTACGCTAACGACAATTGCCCCGTTCTTCCCGCTTCTGTTCTGGCCGGGTATCGTGGGTGAGTTCATGAAGTTTCTACCCCTAACGCTTATCCTGACTCTGTTTGCGTCCTTGTTCGTAGCGTACGTGATCAACCCCGTTTTTGCGGTCACGTTTATGAAACGGCACGAAGACGATAACCACGAGGACAAACAAAGTTTCGCCGAAATCAAGCGGCCACTCATGATCATGACCGCTCTGGCGGGTGTTGGCTACGTGATCGACCGTGGGATTGGCAACCTCTTTGTGCTGTTCATCATTCTGTATGTGTTCAATCACTACATCCTGACGCCGAAGTTGATCGTACCGTTTCAGGCCCATTTGCTACCAGCACTAAAGAACGGCTATCGTCGGTTGATTTCGTGGATACTGACCGGTTGGCGGCCCGTACTGGCTATCCTGTCTGGCTTTGCCCTGCTGATCATTACGTTCGTTATCGTTGATATTGCCAAGCCTAAGGTGCTGTTCTTCCCTAGCGGTGAGCCCGATTACATCTACGTCTATAACGTGATGTCGGTGGGTACGGACGCTCGTGTGACGGATTCGGTGACGCGGGTGATCGAGAAGCGGGTCTTCAAAATTCTTGATGAAAATAAGGCTACCGATATCGTTAACTCAGTTATCTCGAACGTTGGCAAAAATGCGGGTGATGCACAAAACCCTGATCGGGCGGCAACACCGCAGAAATCGAAGGTGACGATTGCGTTTAAACCGAACGAGGAACGGCACGGTATTTCGACGGATTCGCTCTTGGCTAAAGTCCGGATTGCCATGCGCGGTTTGCCCGGTAGCGAAATTTCCGTAGAACGTGAATCCAACGGACCACCGACCGGGAAGCCGATTGCCATTGAAATTGCGGGCGAAGAGTTCGACGAATTGAAGAAACTGGAAAAACAGGTACAGCAGAAAATCGCTCAGGCCGGTATTCAGGGAATCGACCAGTTAAAATCGGACCTGATTACGAACAAACCCGAAATTGTGGTTGATATCGACCGCGAAAAAGCAGAGCGCGAAGGCATATCGTCGGGGCAGGTAGCGCTGGCGATCCGGACGGCCTTGTTCGGCCTGGAAGTGTCTAAATTCCGCGATGCGAAAGATGAATACCCGATCATGGTTCGGCTGAAGCCTGATGACCGGAGCCAGATCGATCGACTGCTGAGTCTGAATGTTGTGTATCGCGATATGGTGATGGGCGGTCAGCTGCGGCAGGTTCCCATCACGTCGGTAACGAAGATCAGTTATTCGACGACGTTCAGCCAGATCAACCGGAAAAATCAGGAACGACTCGTTACCCTCAGTTCCGATGTTGTACCGGGTTTCAACGCCAACGAGATCGTGGCGCAGATTCAGGAAGTGATCAAAGACATCGAAGTACCAAACGGGTACACCGTCAAAATGGGTGGTGAACAGGAAGATCAGGCGGAGTCGATGAACTTCCTGGTGTCGGCGTTTGGTATCGCCATGCTGCTCATCTATCTGATCATGGCGACGCAATTTAATTCGGTGGTGAAGCCGCTGATCATTTTTGTGACGATTCTGTTCTCGCTGATCGGCGTACTGCTTGGGTTTGTTATCTTCAACAAAGATTTCTCGGTGATCATGTCGGGGGTCGGTATCATTGCCCTGGCCGGTATCGTGGTGAAAAACGGTATCCTGCTCATTGAATTTATCGAAGAGCTTCGGGGTCGGGGTATTCCGCTGCGGGAAGCCATCATCGAAGCGGGCGGTATTCGACTCACACCGGTACTCCTAACCGCTTCGGCGGCTGTACTGGGACTTATTCCGCTGGCACTGGGTATCACCGTCGACTTCGTAGGTCTATTCCGTGATTTCGATCCGCATGTGATTATAGGGGGTGACAGTTCTGTGTTCTGGAACATTCTGGCCTGGACGATCATTTTCGGCCTGACGTTCTCGACCATTCTGACGCTTGTCATTGTTCCCTGTATGTACTGGATCAACGAGCGAATCCGGATGAAGTGGTTTGGCAAAAAAGACCCCGCGCTGGAACACAAAGAACAACTGGAAGAGGAACTGGTGTAG